Proteins co-encoded in one Patescibacteria group bacterium genomic window:
- a CDS encoding flippase, translating to MLSRKIAYNTIISAGARIIGLALSLITVGLIARYLGQVQFGYYATILAFLYFFNVLADLGLYSVCLRDISRIGADEKKIVSNAFSLRFFAGLFFLGLAPVVVYFFPYPEQVKIGVLIGAIGFWALSNQQVLVGVFQKHLKMDRIIAGELLGRLTQLGLVVFFIWRDFGFLPIVAAFVGGALINFILVFLFTREFIPVSFQFDFIFWKKILKESLPLALAIVFTVIYFKLDTIMLSLMKSPVDVGIYNLSYKLLESLLFFPAMFVGLIMPLMSRYAIFKKDKFKKITQKTLDILLIFIFPMMAGIFFLSSKIVVLIGGDDFILSGGVLNVLIIAAGVIFLGVLFSNIIISLKKQKALTVIYGFGAIFNLAANFIFIPKYSYYGAAWTTVLTELIVTAMMIFIVYKSLNYLHSFKIIFKCAAAVLIMILPLYFLSDWHLFILAPLSALIYFVCLWLFKGVSSEEIMFLIKKDA from the coding sequence ATGCTAAGTAGAAAAATAGCTTACAACACGATTATTTCGGCGGGGGCTAGGATTATTGGACTAGCTCTTTCTTTAATAACGGTTGGTTTAATTGCTCGTTATTTAGGACAAGTTCAGTTTGGCTATTACGCGACCATTTTGGCTTTCCTTTATTTTTTTAATGTTTTGGCGGATTTAGGGCTTTATTCGGTTTGTTTGAGGGATATTTCTAGAATTGGAGCAGATGAGAAGAAAATAGTCAGCAACGCTTTTTCGTTGCGATTTTTTGCCGGCTTGTTTTTTTTAGGACTTGCTCCTGTGGTTGTTTATTTTTTTCCTTATCCTGAACAGGTTAAAATTGGGGTTTTAATCGGGGCAATTGGTTTCTGGGCTCTTTCAAATCAACAGGTTTTAGTGGGTGTTTTCCAAAAACATTTAAAAATGGATCGGATTATCGCGGGTGAATTGCTTGGGCGGCTGACACAGTTGGGGTTGGTCGTTTTTTTTATTTGGCGCGATTTTGGCTTTTTGCCGATTGTCGCCGCTTTTGTAGGCGGGGCTTTAATTAATTTTATTTTGGTCTTTCTTTTTACTCGCGAATTTATTCCCGTTTCCTTTCAGTTTGATTTTATTTTTTGGAAAAAAATACTAAAAGAATCTCTGCCCTTAGCCTTGGCGATTGTTTTTACTGTAATTTATTTTAAACTGGACACAATCATGCTTTCTTTAATGAAGTCGCCTGTTGATGTCGGTATTTACAATCTTTCTTATAAACTTTTGGAAAGTTTGCTCTTTTTTCCGGCGATGTTTGTCGGGTTGATTATGCCCTTGATGTCCAGATACGCCATTTTTAAAAAAGATAAATTTAAAAAAATCACCCAAAAAACGCTTGATATCCTGCTAATTTTCATTTTTCCCATGATGGCGGGCATCTTTTTTCTTTCTTCTAAAATAGTTGTTCTAATTGGCGGCGATGATTTTATTTTGTCTGGCGGCGTCTTAAATGTTTTAATTATCGCCGCAGGTGTAATTTTTTTGGGAGTTCTTTTTTCCAATATAATTATTTCCTTAAAAAAACAAAAGGCGTTAACAGTTATTTATGGGTTCGGAGCAATTTTTAATTTGGCGGCCAACTTTATCTTTATCCCTAAATATTCTTATTATGGGGCGGCGTGGACGACTGTTTTAACGGAATTAATTGTTACGGCGATGATGATTTTTATTGTTTATAAATCGTTAAATTATCTACATTCTTTCAAAATTATTTTTAAATGCGCGGCGGCCGTTCTAATCATGATTTTGCCGCTCTATTTTTTAAGCGATTGGCATTTGTTTATTTTGGCTCCTCTCTCGGCCTTGATTTATTTCGTATGTCTTTGGCTTTTTAAAGGCGTCTCTTCGGAGGAAATAATGTTTTTAATCAAAAAAGATGCATAA
- a CDS encoding O-antigen ligase family protein, with protein sequence MHNWFLLLILYLPFQVALNPARGFDLSSLRVLIVLFFLFWLAKNYKKIFETIREGVYLKNIQSAGLILFFVAAFLSLIGAENVFWGLRKIVFFMSVFPLYFLTLALVNNLEKIKKIILILVGGGAVFALVGLLQFLSVFVFGLEGVYNFWAWNVVPVFSGFNFGAMLLSYPSWLVNVNGETIMRAFSLFSDPHMFSFYVGMLAPLAAVYFNSYIFFFLMFVGLLLSFARGAYLAIIAAFLFMGVLFWFFAKNKKAAVALCSLILVFIIPITPISDRFYSSFDADEGSNSGRLEMWRQSGQTGLQYFWSGVGLGNYSSVVDSGFGYRNPITAHNLYLDIFSEIGFLGLFFWLFLLLGTIWQLFQKLKKSDNTKEKYIIIGLLGSLSYFLVHSFFETPVYNPSVLSLLMVILGISSAIIIAPNKQH encoded by the coding sequence ATGCATAATTGGTTTCTCTTGCTAATCTTATACCTCCCCTTTCAGGTCGCCCTCAATCCGGCGCGCGGTTTTGATTTGTCTTCTTTGAGGGTTTTAATTGTTCTCTTTTTTCTTTTTTGGCTAGCGAAAAATTATAAAAAAATTTTTGAAACTATTCGCGAGGGAGTTTATCTTAAAAACATCCAAAGCGCGGGCTTAATTCTTTTTTTTGTCGCTGCTTTTCTGTCGCTAATTGGAGCGGAAAATGTTTTTTGGGGGTTGAGAAAAATTGTATTTTTTATGTCCGTCTTCCCGCTCTATTTTTTAACGCTTGCTTTGGTTAATAATTTAGAAAAAATTAAAAAAATAATTTTAATTTTAGTCGGAGGCGGCGCTGTTTTCGCGCTTGTCGGTTTGCTTCAGTTTCTATCTGTTTTCGTTTTTGGATTAGAAGGGGTCTATAATTTTTGGGCATGGAATGTTGTTCCAGTTTTTTCAGGGTTTAACTTTGGCGCGATGCTTTTATCTTACCCAAGCTGGCTGGTTAATGTGAACGGCGAGACCATTATGAGGGCATTTTCTTTATTTTCTGACCCTCATATGTTTTCTTTTTATGTAGGAATGCTTGCGCCACTGGCGGCGGTTTATTTTAATAGTTATATATTTTTCTTTTTAATGTTTGTTGGCTTACTTCTGTCTTTCGCGAGGGGCGCTTATTTGGCGATTATTGCGGCTTTTCTTTTTATGGGCGTTCTTTTTTGGTTTTTCGCTAAAAACAAAAAAGCGGCGGTCGCGCTTTGCTCGCTGATTTTGGTTTTTATTATTCCAATCACTCCAATTTCGGATAGATTTTATTCTTCCTTTGACGCAGATGAAGGTTCAAACTCTGGCAGGTTGGAAATGTGGCGACAATCAGGGCAAACGGGTCTTCAATATTTTTGGAGCGGGGTTGGATTGGGGAATTATTCTTCTGTTGTTGACTCGGGTTTTGGGTACAGAAATCCAATTACGGCGCACAATCTTTACTTAGACATCTTCTCGGAAATTGGGTTTCTGGGCTTGTTTTTTTGGCTTTTTTTACTCTTAGGAACTATTTGGCAGTTGTTTCAAAAGCTTAAAAAATCAGATAATACAAAAGAAAAGTACATTATTATCGGTCTGCTTGGTTCTCTTTCTTATTTTTTAGTCCATAGTTTTTTTGAAACGCCCGTCTATAACCCTTCGGTTTTATCTCTTTTAATGGTCATTCTGGGAATTTCCAGCGCGATCATAATAGCGCCCAATAAACAACATTAA
- a CDS encoding O-antigen ligase family protein → MLVLSFQKIINFGIYLVVFLIPTYIFSFKIWLIPTNLLEALVSVLFLAWFIGNFNKIPEISRSMFKSSFFPPILLIFLGASISTIFSDDIITSAGIWKSWFIVPLLFFVVVLNAIKNGKQVQKIISSLFFSGFWVSLIALFYFFSHNLTYDGRLKAFYESPNHLAMYLSPILILSLYLYFVFDKKIIKFFLFAAHCSLLVVLYLTYSYGAWIGLIASLFFLLATIKKQKKIFYLIGIMFLIVASFFAFQINSQKFQGMIDFSYPSLSSRFVIWQSAWEIIKDHPFNGIGPGLFQEYYLKYQVTLEPYLEWAVPQPHNLFLAFWLQTGLLGLLGFIWLLFRFFRIKINSLAIILMATMICVLIHGLVDTTYWKNDLAVVFWLIIALNYKAIRLSY, encoded by the coding sequence ATGTTAGTTTTATCTTTTCAAAAAATTATTAACTTTGGGATTTACTTGGTTGTTTTTTTAATTCCAACATACATTTTTTCTTTCAAAATTTGGCTTATTCCGACTAATCTTTTAGAAGCTCTTGTTAGTGTTTTGTTCCTCGCTTGGTTTATTGGAAATTTTAACAAAATACCTGAAATATCGCGCAGTATGTTTAAAAGTTCATTTTTCCCGCCGATTTTACTTATCTTTTTAGGCGCGAGCATCTCAACTATTTTTTCGGATGATATTATCACAAGCGCTGGGATATGGAAGAGTTGGTTTATTGTTCCTTTGCTGTTTTTTGTTGTCGTTTTAAACGCGATTAAAAATGGGAAACAGGTTCAAAAAATTATTTCATCCCTGTTCTTTTCTGGTTTTTGGGTCTCTTTAATCGCTCTTTTTTATTTTTTCAGTCATAATCTGACTTATGATGGCCGATTGAAAGCATTTTACGAATCCCCCAACCACTTGGCGATGTATTTATCGCCTATTTTGATTTTATCTCTTTATTTATATTTTGTTTTTGATAAAAAAATTATTAAATTTTTCTTGTTTGCCGCTCACTGTTCATTACTTGTTGTTTTGTATTTAACTTATTCTTATGGCGCGTGGATTGGACTGATCGCTTCTTTGTTTTTTCTTTTAGCGACGATAAAAAAACAGAAAAAGATTTTTTATTTAATAGGGATTATGTTTCTGATTGTCGCTTCTTTTTTCGCTTTTCAAATTAATAGCCAAAAATTTCAGGGAATGATTGATTTTTCTTATCCCTCTTTGTCTTCTCGTTTCGTAATCTGGCAAAGCGCTTGGGAGATAATAAAAGACCATCCCTTTAATGGGATTGGTCCCGGACTATTTCAAGAATATTATTTGAAATACCAAGTAACCCTTGAACCCTATCTTGAATGGGCCGTTCCTCAGCCCCACAACCTCTTTCTGGCGTTCTGGCTCCAAACAGGGTTACTCGGCCTGCTCGGATTTATTTGGCTCTTATTTAGGTTCTTTAGAATAAAAATAAACTCATTAGCCATTATTTTAATGGCGACGATGATTTGTGTTCTAATTCACGGATTAGTTGACACAACTTACTGGAAAAATGACTTGGCGGTTGTTTTTTGGCTGATTATAGCTCTAAACTACAAAGCAATCCGTCTCTCTTATTAA
- a CDS encoding ATP-binding protein, which yields MNLFKKTKETKSEDLLPGEPTETIDLIAPAGMMIDSNYLQIGEKYARTIFVFSFPQTIVSNWLSPVITLDQEMNIALFIHPVETSAVLKQLTKKTAQIQSQISFQQGKGKVRDPALESALRNVENIRDKLQEGNERLFKLGIYITFFADSPKDLDSAENKIRALLENQMVHAKPAVFQQEQGFVSTLPLQEDKLLVHNNFNTSPLSSTFPFVSSDLSDSKGILYGINRHNNSLILFDRFSLENANMVVFAKSGSGKSYSVKLEILRSLMQETDVIVVDPEKEYKYLAETVDGTFINISLSSRHYLNPFDLPVPGPDEKPSDILRNNIISLVGLIRIMLGGLTPEEDAIVDKALTETYAARDITVDSDFSAIAPPLMQDFQAILKGMTGAESLVVRLEKFVSGSYAGFFNQPTNVRLDKELVVFSIRDMEEELRPLAMYIILRYIWNIIRTKRKKRMMVVDEAWVMMQHEDAASFLYGIAKRCRKYYLGLTTITQDVADFIQSKYGKPIVTNSSIQLLLKQSPASIDLIKETFNLTNQEKYMLLESAVGEGIFFVGAKHVAIQIVASYTEDQIITSDPAQLLEIEKAKEELAREEEEREKENEKNKSAL from the coding sequence ATGAACCTATTCAAAAAAACAAAAGAAACAAAATCGGAGGACTTGCTCCCAGGAGAACCGACTGAAACGATTGATTTAATCGCTCCTGCGGGAATGATGATTGACTCTAATTATTTACAAATCGGCGAAAAATACGCGCGAACAATTTTTGTTTTCTCTTTCCCTCAAACGATAGTGTCTAATTGGCTATCTCCTGTCATCACGCTTGACCAAGAGATGAACATCGCTCTCTTTATCCATCCAGTTGAGACAAGCGCCGTCTTAAAACAATTAACAAAAAAAACAGCGCAAATTCAATCTCAAATATCATTCCAGCAAGGAAAGGGGAAGGTTCGCGATCCCGCTTTAGAGTCAGCGCTAAGAAATGTTGAAAATATTAGAGATAAACTTCAAGAAGGGAACGAACGCTTATTTAAGTTAGGGATTTATATCACTTTCTTTGCCGACTCTCCAAAAGACCTTGATAGCGCTGAAAATAAAATCCGAGCGCTTTTGGAAAATCAGATGGTCCACGCCAAACCAGCCGTTTTTCAGCAAGAACAAGGATTTGTTTCAACGCTTCCTCTACAAGAAGACAAATTGCTTGTCCATAATAACTTTAACACCAGCCCTCTTTCTTCCACATTTCCCTTTGTTTCATCTGATTTAAGCGATAGTAAAGGAATTCTTTACGGCATCAACCGCCATAACAATTCCTTAATCTTGTTTGACCGCTTCAGTTTAGAAAACGCGAATATGGTCGTATTCGCAAAAAGCGGATCTGGCAAAAGCTATTCCGTAAAGTTGGAGATATTGCGTTCGTTAATGCAAGAAACCGATGTTATTGTTGTTGACCCGGAAAAAGAGTATAAATATTTGGCTGAAACGGTTGATGGAACATTTATTAATATTTCTCTTTCTTCTAGGCATTATCTTAATCCATTTGACCTGCCCGTTCCGGGACCAGACGAAAAGCCATCTGATATTTTAAGAAATAATATTATTAGTTTGGTTGGATTAATAAGAATTATGCTCGGTGGACTGACACCGGAAGAGGATGCGATTGTAGATAAGGCGTTGACTGAGACATACGCCGCCAGAGATATTACAGTAGATTCCGATTTTAGCGCGATTGCTCCTCCGCTCATGCAAGATTTTCAAGCTATCTTAAAGGGAATGACCGGAGCTGAAAGTTTAGTCGTTCGCTTAGAAAAATTTGTCAGTGGAAGTTACGCGGGATTTTTTAATCAACCAACCAATGTTAGATTAGACAAAGAATTGGTTGTTTTTAGTATTAGAGATATGGAAGAAGAATTAAGACCTTTGGCAATGTATATTATTTTGCGATATATTTGGAACATTATCCGCACAAAAAGAAAGAAGAGGATGATGGTTGTTGACGAAGCGTGGGTGATGATGCAACACGAAGACGCTGCTTCTTTTCTCTATGGAATTGCCAAGCGATGCCGCAAATATTATCTCGGACTAACCACAATCACACAAGATGTAGCCGATTTTATACAATCCAAATATGGCAAGCCGATCGTCACGAACTCATCTATCCAACTTTTATTAAAACAATCGCCCGCCTCAATAGACCTTATTAAAGAAACATTCAATTTAACTAATCAAGAAAAATATATGCTTTTGGAAAGCGCTGTCGGGGAGGGGATTTTCTTTGTTGGAGCAAAACATGTCGCAATCCAAATAGTCGCTTCTTACACAGAAGACCAAATTATCACATCCGACCCAGCGCAATTATTGGAAATCGAAAAAGCAAAAGAAGAATTAGCAAGAGAAGAAGAAGAAAGAGAAAAAGAAAATGAAAAAAATAAAAGCGCCCTCTAG